From a region of the Longimicrobium sp. genome:
- a CDS encoding nucleotidyltransferase family protein, with amino-acid sequence MWGIIPAAGAGTRIQPLAFSKELLPVGSRFDDGVERPRAVSEYLVERMIRGGADKICFVISPGKSDILGYYGGGVGSAHVCYAVQPKPAGLCDSIFRALPLLAEDETVLVGLPDTIWFPEDGLRDLPDGAFSFLLFPVERPEFFDAVVTDAAGRVREIQVKQPGAESHWVWGAFKLPVAILRELHDLWLERGRRDEYIGTLVNAWLARGGEALGIPAGESYVDVGTLHGYREAIHLLEERPAPSGLPTVAAFVSAVPAPPPVAEVSL; translated from the coding sequence ATGTGGGGAATCATCCCGGCCGCGGGCGCCGGAACCAGGATCCAGCCGCTGGCCTTTTCCAAGGAGCTCCTCCCCGTGGGGAGCCGCTTCGACGACGGCGTGGAGCGGCCGCGCGCCGTGAGCGAGTACCTGGTGGAGCGCATGATCCGCGGCGGCGCGGACAAGATCTGCTTCGTCATCTCGCCCGGGAAGTCGGACATCCTGGGCTACTACGGCGGCGGCGTGGGGAGCGCGCACGTGTGCTACGCCGTGCAGCCCAAGCCCGCCGGCCTCTGCGACTCCATCTTCCGCGCCCTCCCGCTCCTCGCCGAGGACGAGACGGTGCTCGTCGGCCTCCCGGACACCATCTGGTTCCCCGAGGACGGGCTGCGCGACCTTCCCGACGGCGCGTTTTCGTTCCTCCTCTTCCCCGTGGAGCGCCCCGAGTTCTTTGACGCGGTGGTGACGGACGCCGCCGGGCGCGTGCGCGAGATCCAGGTAAAGCAGCCGGGTGCGGAGAGCCACTGGGTGTGGGGCGCCTTCAAGCTCCCCGTCGCCATCCTGCGCGAGCTGCACGATCTCTGGCTGGAGCGCGGCCGGCGCGACGAGTACATCGGCACGCTGGTCAACGCCTGGCTGGCGCGGGGCGGGGAAGCGCTGGGCATCCCCGCCGGCGAGTCGTACGTGGACGTGGGGACGCTTCACGGCTACCGCGAGGCGATCCACCTGCTGGAGGAGCGCCCGGCCCCCTCCGGGCTCCCGACCGTGGCGGCCTTCGTGTCCGCCGTACCCGCGCCGCCGCCCGTGGCGGAGGTGTCCCTTTGA